One genomic region from Bacillus rossius redtenbacheri isolate Brsri chromosome 6, Brsri_v3, whole genome shotgun sequence encodes:
- the LOC134532786 gene encoding uncharacterized protein LOC134532786 isoform X2 — protein sequence MSDAEDGLSSPPKKVCIQQSAGKHRAQKFRKEWLSETEFKEWLLPVHGDEYKAKCKFCGITLVTEISNLKRHATGGKHTALRMSATVRQTSISRFIAAPKVDLDKEVASAEIKLSAFIAEHNVAFSVADHLTAVIKDIFSDHKIAQKLTLKRTKTCSIVNNVIAADHNEKLANKLKNTKFSILTDESTDIGTIKMSCIVVRYHDFQSGRIESKFWELREIFDSSNKVVCASAENLFRGLVASITEFGIPLENVIGFGADGCNMMMGEHNSVSSCLKEACPGIVVVKCICHSAHLCASEACKVLPRSCEDMAREIYNFLKSSAKRQSELKEFQTFLDMEPLKMLHPSQTRWLSLVAVVQRILEQWDALKLYFTDCWLSQRLLSAENIFNALHDPFLKLYFMFLSWVLPKFTKFNEFFQTKNVVITELHTQLRDLYTDILLSFMKRDYVMKTPLEEVDPALEKYHLPDTEMYLGVKVLQHIDKPEITSKPDIRCHFFHRCRTFLTVAAQEIRKRYNMNDPVLSKLSYLQPKAALSPVFRVNCPSLLPLVKVVPRIVSCDDDAILQRLDDQWRELPFSRARLPEDIDDVNSPDIFWNMLLKPSCDTQEAHFKELATFALHVLSLPHSNADCERVFSQI from the exons ATGAGTGACGCAGAAGATGGGCTAAGTTCGCCACCAAAAAAGGTGTGTATTCAGCAAAGTGCAGGTAAACACAGGGCTCAAAAATTTAGAAAAGAGTGGTTGTCTGAAACAGAATTTAAAGAGTGGCTGTTACCTGTACATGGAGACGAATACAAGGCTAAGTGTAAATTTTGTGGGATAACACTTGTTACCGAAATAAGTAACTTAAAGCGGCATGCAACCGGTGGGAAACATACAGCACTTAGAATGTCTGCTACTGTTAGACAAACATCGATTTCTAGATTTATTGCAGCACCTAAAGTTGATTTAGACAAAGAAGTTGCATCTGCTGAAATAAAACTTTCGGCATTCATTGCGGAGCACAATGTTGCTTTTTCTGTTGCAGACCATCTCACAGCTGTCATAAAAGATATCTTTTCTGACcataaaattgcacagaaattgaCTCTTAAACGAACAAAAACATGCAgtattgtaaataatgtaatagcTGCCGATCATAATGAGAAGTTGGCGAATAAATTAAAGAACACCAAATTCAGCATCCTTACAGATGAATCAACAGACATAGGGACAATAAAAATGTCGTGCATAGTGGTAAGGTACCATGATTTCCAGTCTGGAAGGATAGAGAGCAAATTCTGGGAACTAAGAGAAATTTTTGACTCTTCAAATAAAGTTGTGTGCGCCAGTGCAGAAAACCTGTTTCGTGGCTTGGTTGCTTCAATCACAGAGTTTGGAATTCCGTTGGAAAATGTGATCGGATTTGGAGCAGATGGATGTAATATGATGATGGGTGAACATAATTCAGTATCATCTTGTCTCAAAGAAGCTTGTCCTGGGATCGTGGTGGTTAAGTGCATTTGTCATTCGGCACATCTGTGTGCTAGTGAAGCATGTAAAGTGCTTCCTCGGTCTTGTGAAGATATGGCTCGTGAAATATACAATTTCTTGAAGAGCAGTGCTAAACGACAGAGTGAGCTGAAAGAGTTTCAAACATTTCTTGACATGGAACCTTTGAAAATGCTTCATCCCTCGCAGACCAGGTGGTTGTCTTTGGTGGCAGTTGTTCAACGCATTTTGGAGCAGTGGGATgctttgaaattgtattttacagACTGTTGGTTGTCACAGAGACTCTTAAGTGCAGAAAACATCTTCAATGCACTTCACGATCcttttttgaaactgtatttcatGTTCCTTTCATGGGTTCTTCCGAAATTCACAAAATTCAACGAATTTTTCCAGACGAAGAATGTTGTTATTACAGAACTACATACCCAATTAAGAGATCTCTATACTGACATTCTCCTTAGTTTCATGAAAAGGGACTATGTCATGAAAACACCACTCGAGGAAGTCGATCCTGCCCTGGAGAAGTATCATCTTCCAGACACTGAGATGTATTTAGGAGTTAAAGTCCTGCAGCACATTGATAAACCAGAAATCACTTCCAAGCCCGATATTCGCTGTCATTTCTTTCACAGGTGTAGAACTTTCCTCACG GTTGCTGCGCAAGAAATAAGAAAAAGATATAATATGAATGATCCGGTTCTGTCGAAACTTAGCTACCTGCAACCTAAAGCAGCTCTTTCACCAGTATTCAGGGTTAACTGCCCTTCCCTTCTTCCACTAGTAAAAGTAGTCCCAAGAATTGTTTCTTGTGATGATGATGCAATTTTACAGCGTCTTGATGATCAGTGGAGGGAGCTTCCATTTTCAAGGGCAAGGCTTCCAGAAGATATTGATGATGTAAACAGTCCTGACATTTTCTGGAATATGCTTCTTAAACCAAGCTGTGACACACAAGAAGCTCATTTCAAAGAATTGGCTACATTTGCACTTCATGTGCTTAGTCTCCCGCACTCTAATGCAGACTGTGAAAGAGTCTTCAGTCAG
- the LOC134532786 gene encoding uncharacterized protein LOC134532786 isoform X1, whose translation MSDAEDGLSSPPKKVCIQQSAGKHRAQKFRKEWLSETEFKEWLLPVHGDEYKAKCKFCGITLVTEISNLKRHATGGKHTALRMSATVRQTSISRFIAAPKVDLDKEVASAEIKLSAFIAEHNVAFSVADHLTAVIKDIFSDHKIAQKLTLKRTKTCSIVNNVIAADHNEKLANKLKNTKFSILTDESTDIGTIKMSCIVVRYHDFQSGRIESKFWELREIFDSSNKVVCASAENLFRGLVASITEFGIPLENVIGFGADGCNMMMGEHNSVSSCLKEACPGIVVVKCICHSAHLCASEACKVLPRSCEDMAREIYNFLKSSAKRQSELKEFQTFLDMEPLKMLHPSQTRWLSLVAVVQRILEQWDALKLYFTDCWLSQRLLSAENIFNALHDPFLKLYFMFLSWVLPKFTKFNEFFQTKNVVITELHTQLRDLYTDILLSFMKRDYVMKTPLEEVDPALEKYHLPDTEMYLGVKVLQHIDKPEITSKPDIRCHFFHRCRTFLTVAAQEIRKRYNMNDPVLSKLSYLQPKAALSPVFRVNCPSLLPLVKVVPRIVSCDDDAILQRLDDQWRELPFSRARLPEDIDDVNSPDIFWNMLLKPSCDTQEAHFKELATFALHVLSLPHSNADCERVFSQVNLVKTKVRNRLLPKTVNGALLASECVKESGTCALFRPTAEMLSRMTSANLYASSAPENDIVDILFEKDD comes from the exons ATGAGTGACGCAGAAGATGGGCTAAGTTCGCCACCAAAAAAGGTGTGTATTCAGCAAAGTGCAGGTAAACACAGGGCTCAAAAATTTAGAAAAGAGTGGTTGTCTGAAACAGAATTTAAAGAGTGGCTGTTACCTGTACATGGAGACGAATACAAGGCTAAGTGTAAATTTTGTGGGATAACACTTGTTACCGAAATAAGTAACTTAAAGCGGCATGCAACCGGTGGGAAACATACAGCACTTAGAATGTCTGCTACTGTTAGACAAACATCGATTTCTAGATTTATTGCAGCACCTAAAGTTGATTTAGACAAAGAAGTTGCATCTGCTGAAATAAAACTTTCGGCATTCATTGCGGAGCACAATGTTGCTTTTTCTGTTGCAGACCATCTCACAGCTGTCATAAAAGATATCTTTTCTGACcataaaattgcacagaaattgaCTCTTAAACGAACAAAAACATGCAgtattgtaaataatgtaatagcTGCCGATCATAATGAGAAGTTGGCGAATAAATTAAAGAACACCAAATTCAGCATCCTTACAGATGAATCAACAGACATAGGGACAATAAAAATGTCGTGCATAGTGGTAAGGTACCATGATTTCCAGTCTGGAAGGATAGAGAGCAAATTCTGGGAACTAAGAGAAATTTTTGACTCTTCAAATAAAGTTGTGTGCGCCAGTGCAGAAAACCTGTTTCGTGGCTTGGTTGCTTCAATCACAGAGTTTGGAATTCCGTTGGAAAATGTGATCGGATTTGGAGCAGATGGATGTAATATGATGATGGGTGAACATAATTCAGTATCATCTTGTCTCAAAGAAGCTTGTCCTGGGATCGTGGTGGTTAAGTGCATTTGTCATTCGGCACATCTGTGTGCTAGTGAAGCATGTAAAGTGCTTCCTCGGTCTTGTGAAGATATGGCTCGTGAAATATACAATTTCTTGAAGAGCAGTGCTAAACGACAGAGTGAGCTGAAAGAGTTTCAAACATTTCTTGACATGGAACCTTTGAAAATGCTTCATCCCTCGCAGACCAGGTGGTTGTCTTTGGTGGCAGTTGTTCAACGCATTTTGGAGCAGTGGGATgctttgaaattgtattttacagACTGTTGGTTGTCACAGAGACTCTTAAGTGCAGAAAACATCTTCAATGCACTTCACGATCcttttttgaaactgtatttcatGTTCCTTTCATGGGTTCTTCCGAAATTCACAAAATTCAACGAATTTTTCCAGACGAAGAATGTTGTTATTACAGAACTACATACCCAATTAAGAGATCTCTATACTGACATTCTCCTTAGTTTCATGAAAAGGGACTATGTCATGAAAACACCACTCGAGGAAGTCGATCCTGCCCTGGAGAAGTATCATCTTCCAGACACTGAGATGTATTTAGGAGTTAAAGTCCTGCAGCACATTGATAAACCAGAAATCACTTCCAAGCCCGATATTCGCTGTCATTTCTTTCACAGGTGTAGAACTTTCCTCACG GTTGCTGCGCAAGAAATAAGAAAAAGATATAATATGAATGATCCGGTTCTGTCGAAACTTAGCTACCTGCAACCTAAAGCAGCTCTTTCACCAGTATTCAGGGTTAACTGCCCTTCCCTTCTTCCACTAGTAAAAGTAGTCCCAAGAATTGTTTCTTGTGATGATGATGCAATTTTACAGCGTCTTGATGATCAGTGGAGGGAGCTTCCATTTTCAAGGGCAAGGCTTCCAGAAGATATTGATGATGTAAACAGTCCTGACATTTTCTGGAATATGCTTCTTAAACCAAGCTGTGACACACAAGAAGCTCATTTCAAAGAATTGGCTACATTTGCACTTCATGTGCTTAGTCTCCCGCACTCTAATGCAGACTGTGAAAGAGTCTTCAGTCAG GTAAATCTAGTGAAAACCAAAGTACGAAATCGCCTCCTTCCAAAAACAGTGAACGGAGCTTTGCTTGCTTCCGAGTGTGTGAAGGAAAGTGGTACCTGTGCATTGTTTCGCCCTACAGCTGAAATGTTATCGCGCATGACATCAGCAAACTTGTATGCATCCAGTGCACCAGAAAACGATATTGTGGATATTCTCTTCGAAAAGGATGACTGA